The DNA window CGACTGAGAACGAAGTTCAACTGAGTAAAAATGGTCAGAAATGCATAGACAGGAAAAACAAGAGTGGGAAGAAACAGATTGGAAAATACAGTACAGTTACGTATAGTTTCAAACGATCTGGTCcgagtcattaaaaaacaaaagaatgcaCAGACAGAAACTGCTTCAGAAAGTGAGGTAAGATCCATGGTCTCTTAACTCATTATCTACCAAATGACTCCCACAGTTACAGCAAGGGGCGCTGCCTTTGCAGGTAAAACCTTTCGCAGAGggtaaaataaatcttttaagaCCTTTTAAGGTTTGACAGCTCCCTCTGTGTGAATGTCCCATCTCCTCTCCCTACACTGCGGTAAGCCCACAGTTAAAGAGCAAATATGTGTCTAACGACTGTCAGAGCTCATCCTTCTCCATCTGCTTGAAAGCCTCCAAGTCTTCCCGCCAATCAGCCAGCAGCTCATCCACTGACTGGCTGTTGGAGTCCGTGTCGCCTCGAGGCTCTTCCATCTTCTCAGAGTCTCTCTCCTCTTTAGGCTGAGCCGTTTCCGCCTGTGGATCTACggctttttcctcctcttcttttatGACTTCCACTGCAGGACTTACCTCCTCCTGAGCAGGATAAACTTCCTCAGGAGCCGATTGATCCAACTCCTCTGTGCTCATTTGCGACTGGCTAACAGGTTCAAATGAAGTGGGAGTCGTTGCCTCGGTTTGacagtcctcctcctcttcttgcACACCCACACCTAGGGAGGAAGCACGGATGTGAGATGAGGCGTTTTGCATAAAAATGAGTACAACTAACatctaatttttctttttctgccagtAATGCACACACGCTTCCATTCCAGGTCAAAAATAGAACAGTTTTTATAAAGAGGCTGTCAACTCGAACAGCATGGTGCTGATCGTGAGTCATGTTTCCTGCAGGATATAGCCTTCCTCACATAGCTGTGTAGCCAAACTGAGAGCCAGCTGagaaatggggggggggggggggggggggggtggaaaAAGCACTGTGAATTTTTAACTAAAGCTGGCAGGAGTGTTTGTCCTGATTCTAAAAATACAGCTGATTGTAACTGAGTTTAAGGAGcagttttcacttttaaagaaataacacTCAGTACGACAGCAACAACTACAGCTTCAGACTATGGTCAGGGCGCAGACGGATACACACAGGAATCACTAACGCTGGTTTCCAAATCCTACACCGatttcatttcacatttttattacactCAAATATCCAGGCAACCCATTTGTTGATGAAGGGAGGAACGAAGGGAGGAAGAATGGATGCATAGGTAaaagaaatggatggatggacagatggatggacagatatATGGATGAAAAACTCCTGTTTTCAGGTTATGATCATGACTGATCTGGGTTTGTTCAGCCAGTTTCATATTAATTATAAACACCTGAAACTGAGACGTGAGTTTATATAGATATATGGATGCAAACTTTCCAGTTTAACTTGAAGAGAAGAGGAACAGACAAAGAAAGTGGGAAAAGAAGAGATTACTTACTGCCCTCAATCAGGCTCCCAGGAAGAGGTTTACCTTTGAATATGGCTGCTGCTCATCAATAGGAGTGAAGGCAGCAAGTAAGAAACGGAAAacaagtagaaggaaaaaaaaggtaagGTTACaagacagaggaaaaaaataatcagaaaaagacTTGGATATGAGGTGATGAATCTGCTCCACCGTGTCTCATTATAACCGCAGGTGGTGGGTGCCTTTGAATAAATTCCTAAATCATTTACAccccatgttttgttttacacagCTAAACACATAATGAGGCTCGGCTGATGGGGAGAGTGGAGCACAGTGGTGTGATCAGACTTGTAATGAGCGATATGTGAAGTTTGGGGCTCAAGAAAAGGAATAATGTCACACCTCTGTCTCTGGCTTTGTCGCTCAGCAACACCTCCACCTCTCTGTACTCCTTCAGTGCCTCCAGCAGAATGTTCCCCTCCTtatgaaacaggaagaggaggggcAGCGTGATGTCGTCCGTGCTGCGGCCGTCTCCGGCCATCTGGAACAGAGGAGCCGTGTCGCTGCTGCTGCCCTCGTTGTCatctaaaagcaaaaacacaagttaGTGAGGCACAGCTTTACCAAACtatatgctttatttattttactgcactTACTATAgcattcttttattaaaaaggaaatatataACCCTTAttgaaaatgtcataaatataCAAGGAAGTTTAATAAAGCCCTGTTGTTCCCACAAAGCTCTGTTTAAACGCTAAGCCATCATGTCGGGTGCAGCGGCCTACCAGACTGGATGTCTTCAAAGCTAATCCAGTTATTGCTCACTAATCTAGTCACAGAGTAGTTAGCATCTGTCTCGGGCAGCTTGCTGTCCGCACTGACCGATGACTATGCCTCCGATGGCGCCGGCCCTCTGGATGTTCCGGGCCTTCTCTGCAAACATGCACTGACCGCGCTGCAGCAAGGCGATGTGGCCCTGGACGTACTCGGCGTTGGTGATCTCGCTGCAGCCGCTGTACGGCTCGGCCACAGTAACGAAGCCTCGTACCTGCGCGAAACACGAAAAGAGCCAAGATAAAGCATGCAATGTCATCTAAGTGTTACATattttgcaaaagcaaaaccacaaacttcatgtCATGTATGAGAATTTTATGATATGGAGTAATAATtgaagtgtggtgtgcattatATTGTCGTAGCATTGTATTTTCTTGTacttgtatcattttcctttcattttacaGTTAATGAACTAATTTGTGTTGATCCTTaccttaaagtaaaaaaaaaaaacatatctatctatctagttATCTATCCGtccctccttttctttctctctctatatataaatatataaatacatataaaagtaattgattattttatagactattctgacaattaattgatatattgcatttaaaaaattgccACGTTCTGCAAAAAGAATTAAGCCTTTTTATTCAATGATAGAAATATATTAGACACAGTTAAACAAATAGTTcatctcattttttaaataaaaaaattaacattttgttgcttaaaatatatgaattgGTTGATGCTTAGTTGCTTATGGTATAGTACATTGACTTCTGTGTGAAGGGGTAGACTATGTAAgaattatttttcatcaaaCTACTACAactacagttttggcttaattactgctcagaatgttgtttttattttttttcaactaatagaaaataacacaaaaataaaactaaaaacagggaaacatttatttacaccTTTGGCAGACAGAAAAACTTACCCCTGTGGTACTTTTAGAGAGGTCGGTGCCAAACTGCGCCGGTCCCGCAGTCAGCACCACTCTACCAAAGAACGGATGGGAGACGATCTGGATGGCTCTGGGAGGCAGCTGCTCCTTCTGCTGCTGGCTCGACAGCTCCATCATCTCCTGCATGAAACGCACCCCGTCCTCTGCTGCTACTGCGCTCACAGCCTAAGTGTAGGTGCGACAGAGTGGGAGAGGAGACAGCCGTTGTTAAAGGATTAAGCAGGGAAGACGCCAAAAATAACAGAGGTGTGATACATTTCTATCTGCCAGAAATAAACGGATAAACTGTATGCTAGTTTTAATGGGAATCAGctatctgctgtgtttttgtgctgcagtGTTAACCTGTGTAGCATGCTGGACCAGCTGCACCCTGCCGTCTTTCAGGTGGATGAGGCTGACTCCCATCCGTCGAAGCAGCTCCAGATGTTCAGGGTTGTTCGCCATAAAGTCCTGAGCCCTCAGGGGAGGACGGCCCATTCCAGGTTCCCTAAAAGGGAGTAaaggataattaataaaatgcatatttactTGTATATTACGAGGCCTGACACAACAACAAGCactgctggacaataaattgtcccagaaattgtTGCAATAAACGattgtattgtttattattatattttcaactaatataataATGGCTTATTAATGCAAGCATACCCACTTAAAGATAAGAACAAAGCATTcatttctaaagaacattttacACTGGAACTACAAGAtcttttaaatatccaaaaacaaacaaagaaaacaaccaaagcgATAATAATGAAAGTGGATTATATAGTCTCTGTAATCAAAATTGTATTTCAGAAAACAATCATTTAGCTTAGAtgggaaaaaacaggaaaaggtgGCAGATAGCGCAAACTAACCACATCGTACTGGATGCCCAATATTAGTAGTGTATCTGAAAATGCCGGCTTTTCAACAGTATTAAAGTGGGACATCTCTTAAACGACTGCTGtccaattttcatttttaatttgcgattaatttatttattgcttattgtgacaggcttttATGGGAAACATTAATGCTATTATAACCGGAGCAGAAAAAGAGCGATGCAGCTGATGCAGTAACCCAATATGCGCAGGGCCAGGAGCCGGTTCAACCTGTACGTTTGCATACCTGTACGGGGCAGGACGGGGACAGCTCTTGTCGACGGCACTTCGAATCGGTTCTCTCAGGCTGCGAGGAAAGGCGGGGTCGGGAAACAGGAGCCGGGTGTTGGGACACGTCCAGTCAAAGTTGGAGTCGTCCAGCTCCTCATCAGACTGAAATGTCGACAAAGGTTTTGCCATTACTGGTAGTGCCACAATGCTTCCGTCAAAGTTTCTGTGATTTTACATTTCCTTTAGGTTACCGTTTTGTTTGAGGGAATGGATGAGGCGTTAGGGGCTGTAGAGAGAGACAGAGGCAGTAAGTGAGCCTCAGTTGTGAAGACGTAGTCTTCCACATCAAAGGGAATGTCTTCTGCCTCAGCAAACAGCAGGAAGAGGTATTTAAACATCTCGGCAAGGAAAAACGAGTCCattctgaaaagaaacaaacgaGATGTGAAGCATAAAGCAGGATTTAGTTCCTAGAACTACAATTTGCTTGCAGCACAATAACCACAATTGGATATCATAAATACCCCTTGATAAGTATAGTCATACATATAAAAGTTATATCTAAATATTGTAACCACTTCTATTCAGTTTATTGTCACTCCAAAAAATTAAGTTAATCTGTTTGGACTTACCGGTCTTCGTGGCTCCCAGTGCGCACATCCTTCATAGCAGCGAAACCGCAAGGAACCCGAGCAAAGCGGTTGAGGTTGTCCAGGATGGTGCGTCCTGCCTCCAGGTAGTAAGGGTCTCCTGTGGCCTGGTGGAAATGGGAGGAAACAAGTTGGAAAAAGTCAGTATATCAGGTGTGGAAGCTGCACCAGTTGAGCACAGTCTTaggaaaaatgatttctttGCTGCTTGAGGTGGAGAAAATCACAAAAGTGATGCACGGTAATAGATATTTCCCTCTAGTGCAAGGGAAGcgaaaacacagcattaaggcAGTCGTTTGGTAAACCACCTTGTAAAGGAAGTAGGTGCTCTCGGCGAATTCAGGCCTCAAGGGATGCTGAGCCCAGTGCACCCTGAAGTCAGTAGTGAAGGCCTGAGGACGGACAGAGGAGGGCACAGCGGTCAGCACATTAAAGAGAATGAGACCAGTAGATGAAAATGCAACATACACTCATAAAGTTGGATGGTCACGTCTCGATAGACCTGCAGTTCAGTCGTATTCTTTGCATTTTAGGATGATGAATTAAACAGATCTCTGTTAGATATTGAAAGCTTGGGATATTGCTTCATAACCTAACCTTACTTTAAACTTCCCCACATGGTTATCTCTGACCTGCAGTGATGGTAATAATGAGTTTCCTGTTTGCAATTCCATCTGTTTAGTGTCCATTTATTGAATCATATATACAACTTCatgataaacattaaaatagatATCCCAACATTTCATTAAGAGGGGTTTATTTACATCAATTTAGCATATAGAAGAAAATGCTCAGAGAAACATGGCAGTCACAGCATCATACTGTGAGGACTCTTTTACAAACtgattattttcacatttgtctttttaaaaatgttgtgagGACAATGAATCGTTTCTTTCCCCTTCACAATTTTGTACATCCTAAAAGAAATACACAGAGGTTTATGGGTATTATATGATGAAATGTGACTGAAGGTTAGTGTGTGCAAGACACTGTTACTTGCCTGCTCACATATCCAGCGGATAATCAGCAGAGGTTTATTTTAGAGTTGGGTTTCTGGCTATCTAAATGGGTTCGTGCAATAAGAGCTGCTTTCCTGAACAGGTCAGTCTGCGCAGGCCACAAGTGAtaatttgattctttcatttgtGGAAGAATTCGAAACCAGCACACAGCGCCTGACGGAGTGAAGCAGATTACCTCTGGGAGgaagttgtgttttttggtaACTTGGTACAACATCTCATGAGTCTCGATCGCAGGACGGATATCTCCCTTCAACACCTGAAACACACGCAACGTGTATCATGTCAATGAAACGCCAAAAGACCTAATAGACGACCTGACCTATTCGGGCGAACGGGTTCTAATCGGACCTGAAGTCCAGGGAAGAAGGCCAGCAGAGAGTCCATCCAGGTGCGAGCAGGAAGCAGGGGTTTGTGGATGTGGACGTCCAGCAGCAGAGGAGGCTGGCTGATATACTTCATAATGGATGCATAGTGCTGCAGGGGAGGTGTGAAGGAGAAATGGAATATAGAAGAGGACACTTTTAGATGCATGGAGTATGAAGATGAACATTCACAGACTAATTTTAACGCCCTTAAAATTGTGACGTTAAGCCTTCCCAGcttcattaaatatttcatgctAAGTAAGAACTAATCAATAAGAAATGTATTATTCACTAAGAGCTTAATGCTGGAAAACCAATATTGTTTGACTGGGCATGACAAAAGTCTGTCTACAGTATACTTTGAATCAAATTTTCCAATCAGGTTACTGAAAAATAATACAGAAGAGGGAAAACTCTCACATCAGACCACTAAAACTGTTCTAACATTGGATAAATTGATGTGTTCATGAACCTTCACATCACTCATTATACAAAACAGATCGATATACGTATTATGTCTGGGATCTTAAAAGCATGGCGAGGAAAATTAGTTAGGACCTGAGAGAGAAGCTTAAAAGCATAGCATTGCGTCAGTATGTGTGGGATGCTCTTATGACAAATGTTCTGAGGATTGAGGAGGAATCGATTTATTCTacggtgtgtgtgcatgtgtgtgcccTCACGATATTAAAACGCTGCAGAAACAGGTCATCTCCCAGGAGGATGTAGGCCTTTAGCAGGTATTCATAGTACGAGTCTATTCCAGCTCCAACTCCGCTGTCTGCAAGCGGCAAGAAAAAGGCAGCTTTCAAAGGGATTTTCAATGCAAGATACAAAAATCATGAAGGAAGATTGTCTGTTTGTGCTCATCTGACCTTTAACTTTCTCAAAGCAACTCAAATCTCTAATCTGCTTTTTAATTTACCAGAAAGCTAAACCTTTCCTCTATGACTAGTCTGCAACTCAGTCCCATCCCCACACTCTGTATCATCTCACCTCTTCTGACCCACTCTCCTGAGTGGATGTTGATGGTCGTTCCCACCAGGTTGCTGTTTCTCTGCCTCTTCTCCCACAGAAAGTCCAGTGCCCTCCGAGCATGGTCCTGTCAGCGCGTGAAGAATAAGTTACTATAAATCCAAAATCTAAAGTAGCTCTCTGCTGTGAATGAATTACTGACTGACTCTGTGCTTGTTCAGCAGTTTACTGCCGCACCAAGGAAATTAATCAGTCAAcagccaaaacaacaaaatagtcTGCCTAGCAAAAGTATGTAtaccttgaactttttcactatTTATGTTACAATTAGGgatgcaactaatgattattttagtaatttattatTCTGTCAATTATTCcaatgattaatcagattaaaaaattggcacattcagCAGATATTTCTTTTTGACTATCATACAATagtagaaatacaataaaagatgcaaatacatgaataattcaattcctttctttaataagaaaaggaacatgttattaaaaaaatgcaataacgCAGTATTCCTTCAGTGTAAGCTTGATAATTTGGAGCAAAGACATTCATCTGCAGATGAAAGAATACTTCCTACattgtacagtttttttttttttttattactctgaCTATGTTGTTCATTCAGTAAATGCCCTTTTTTACTCTGTGTATTCCAGTATAATAGactgctaaattagttgacgaacATTTCAACAAGTGATTCATCACAATTTATCTGATTAATAGTTTCAGCTCTAGTTCCAATCACAAACtttgaaagtattttgtttagattttatgtaACCAACCATCACAAGGTAGTACATAACtgttaagtaaataaataactgatggaaggttttcattttttctgaaaaaaatgaactaaagaCAGACTAAAGACAGAACAGTGTAACTTCTCAGTTCTTCAAATATTTGTATTCAACTGCACTCCTAAATTAAACCCATTGCTTTGGAACAGCAGCTATAAGTCGTGTGCTCTGCTTGTAACAAGTCAAAGCTATCAGACATTTTGGTAGCGGTTCAAAACAGACAGAAGACAAGGTACTGCTTGAGTGTTATTAGTAACACCTGcagtatttgtttttccaactgCTCTACgtaaagtcaaatatttgctgTGAAAAATACATCTGCATTTAAGCAAACAACTGCACCCATGGCAGTCATGAGTtccaagagtttttttttttttttaattatttctgacCGGGCGCTTGTGTGCTTTCATTAATTTGTTTCATACAAGttactgttcttttttttttttttttttttaccctcctCTGAATTATGTAAGCtgcaatatttttgttcattctttGAGAGTTTGAGTGCAAGTAAAACCtaaaactttagaaaatgtATCTTATGCAACCAAATCTAGAACTTACGTTAATATGCATTGCTACATAATAAAGGTCATTTTGTTCAGCAGCTGCcaattttcagatttcagatttaCGAAAGGCATATTTCCTAATTATTGGGTGTGATTAGGGTGAAAATAAGTAAAGTCTGGGTAAAACTGTATTAAGTTTCAACAGATAGCTTATTTCCGTCTTATTTCATAATCTCCTGCGAACATATTATAGAAGCTGCGTTATATAAAGGGTGCAGCTTTTCAGTGCTGCCTGTGCAAATATCTATTCCACAGGTCATAAACTTGTGTATCCATTACCatcaaaaaacaacattacatAAGGTAATTTAGTGTGTTCTATTAATTAGACCAGTTTCTTACTCAAATTAGTGTTTACTTATAAGTTGGTTTGTGGGGATTTTATGGGTTGGATATCATGCATAAcattttcatgaatattaatttGTACCTCAAACACAGGGTCCCCAGTGAAGCGGCTTAAGGCAGCAAACTCCAGGATCATGGTGCCCGCGCACGCCGTGCAGGTGTCCGTTTCTGTACCGGTTCTTGTCTCTGGACCCCTGACGCCATGTTTCAAGTTTatcttgtaataaaaaaataataataataacaataattaaaaaaaggttttcaagaCTGCACACAGAAGCAAGTCAACCGGGAAAATGTGTTTAGAGTTCCAACAGCTGTGGTCTGTGAAGCAAAGTGGAAAATGCAAATAAGTTTTGAACAGAGACAGATCTCCATGCAAATGTAGATAAagtaacatttcaaaatgttacttttggAATGAATTACCAACTACTTCCAACACAGATTATCATTTCTGCTTTATGGAGCCACTAtctaaaaatcacaaaaagattttttttttttcaagccaTTATCACGCTGtaatgaaaactgcaaaattcTCCCCTCGTGAAATTGAATGACAGTGAATCTCACCCTGGGATAAGGCAGGCCGCTGCTGGTGTTAAAGGCTGGCAGTAGTCGCAGTCCCAAGTCTTTGGCCATATGCAGGAGCTCGTCTTGGTACCACTGCATGTGCTGTCCTCCGTCCTTCAGCATCATAGCCATAGAATGACCACCAAGAAGACCCCTGTGGGACCACAGTTAAAAACCAGTACAAAAAAGCCGCTGCCTCTTCGGTATTGTATTTGACATCCactgttttaaatattcagttctgcaataatttaaaataaataacgcaagagaattttttgtttaatttacatAAACAGACCAATGGAATCTCACCCAAGGACTCGAATGTTGGTTTCAAAGACCGACACCACAATGTCATTGTCCAGCCGCACATCAGACAAGACTCTCCTCACGGCGGCTTCAAACTCCGTCGTCTTAttcaggagctgcagaaataacCCAAAATCACCCTTAGTTACAGACCTAAAGACAGTATaaagttcagtttaaaaaattCTGGGAAACTAGGAGGATGTAAATTCTGCTGAATTTGTAATTTATGATTGCTTTGATCGCTtttgttgcatgtaaaattccACGATTATTAAGAAAtggtttgttttgaatattatttCCTTTTAACTATACTTTTAGGATAAAACGTATTCACACTgggttttgctcattttttatattatctaaatgtcatatttggataaatataaaaaatttgggggattattttatttatttttttgtatagaATTACTGCTCGATTACTCCGTTCTAAtacgtttttttgtttaaatttcacAGTAGGTATTCTTATGCAAAAAATACTGCAATACTCAAACAGTTTTCCAATTAATTTGCTAAATTTTTATCGTGTAAGGTCACCAAATATTAACAACATAAGAAACAATACTCACCACCAAAGTATCCAAGGTGTCTATTAGCGTCAAAGAAAACCTGGCAGATAAAGCAacacacatttgaaaaaagaaagttaatgaGTGCTTTTGTTCAAATGgcaaataaagagtttagactttattttataactGCATTTTATAGTATGTATTGCAATGAcaattaaaaaagttatttgaaatTCATCGCCTTGTTGCCatatatctaaaaataaaattaactcttatttattaaaaattattactattattattattattattaataaaaatgacgCTTCACTACAATAGTCACATGTAGTAGAGCAACTGAACTGCCAactattttaattgatttatttgtttttacgtatgtttttttttttttaaacaaagcatACAAGTAGCCAGCAGGACAAGAGAAACTGTGAATACAAacccaagaacaaaataataagCTGCCAAGCTTCACAAGACAGTTGAaattaaattgcattttgaAAAGTAAACCCAACCTTTAACGATGATCTCAAGGAATGAACAGAGTGaaaattgcttaaaaaaataacaattccCATCATGCTGTTAGTTTCAGGGTTTTGCAAGCGTCAACACCGAAGACTTTATCATTATTATCAAAGCATGACTAATTCATTTTGCGCTATTTTTTCcacgataaaataaaacaacaaagtaaTAGCTCATCTAGATGTCAAACTTATCATTGCAATCTagccaaaacacaaaaataacaccTATATAAGCTttgcatgaaataaaacacataaaacagacATTATAATCTTAGTTTCAGATCTGAATCTCATGTGACGTGGCAGAACCTGTCTTCATTTTCTGCGCTTCACAAAGACTTCCTCGTCATCTAATGTTTAACCAAACGTTCAAATGCAAATTAAACTCTTCTTTGTTGCATTTAGGAAACCTCAAACTTCATAatatcacaatatatatattatatattgagCCCTATATATTCAATACATTTTCTGACTGTACTTTTCCAAATAagttccaatgctttttttaatcagttaaacTATGCCATGAatgtgttataaaaaaaaaagcatgccaTGTGTATAGAGATTCAATCCAAATTTGCAGCTTGCGAGCAAACAAGCTAGGCCCGGGGGGATCATATCGGCATCactgtttccattaaaacaaTGAAGGCCAAGGGGTAGCGAGGCAGA is part of the Xiphophorus hellerii strain 12219 chromosome 9, Xiphophorus_hellerii-4.1, whole genome shotgun sequence genome and encodes:
- the edem3 gene encoding ER degradation-enhancing alpha-mannosidase-like protein 3 isoform X1, whose translation is MPPVLCLLMLFGALWSYGEAMSREEKQKFRNQVVEMFDHAYQNYMDHAYPADELMPLTCRGRVRGLEPSRGDVDDALGKFSLTLIDTLDTLVLLNKTTEFEAAVRRVLSDVRLDNDIVVSVFETNIRVLGGLLGGHSMAMMLKDGGQHMQWYQDELLHMAKDLGLRLLPAFNTSSGLPYPRINLKHGVRGPETRTGTETDTCTACAGTMILEFAALSRFTGDPVFEDHARRALDFLWEKRQRNSNLVGTTINIHSGEWVRRDSGVGAGIDSYYEYLLKAYILLGDDLFLQRFNIHYASIMKYISQPPLLLDVHIHKPLLPARTWMDSLLAFFPGLQVLKGDIRPAIETHEMLYQVTKKHNFLPEAFTTDFRVHWAQHPLRPEFAESTYFLYKATGDPYYLEAGRTILDNLNRFARVPCGFAAMKDVRTGSHEDRMDSFFLAEMFKYLFLLFAEAEDIPFDVEDYVFTTEAHLLPLSLSTAPNASSIPSNKTSDEELDDSNFDWTCPNTRLLFPDPAFPRSLREPIRSAVDKSCPRPAPYREPGMGRPPLRAQDFMANNPEHLELLRRMGVSLIHLKDGRVQLVQHATQAVSAVAAEDGVRFMQEMMELSSQQQKEQLPPRAIQIVSHPFFGRVVLTAGPAQFGTDLSKSTTGVRGFVTVAEPYSGCSEITNAEYVQGHIALLQRGQCMFAEKARNIQRAGAIGGIVIDDNEGSSSDTAPLFQMAGDGRSTDDITLPLLFLFHKEGNILLEALKEYREVEVLLSDKARDRAAIFKGKPLPGSLIEGSVGVQEEEEDCQTEATTPTSFEPVSQSQMSTEELDQSAPEEVYPAQEEVSPAVEVIKEEEEKAVDPQAETAQPKEERDSEKMEEPRGDTDSNSQSVDELLADWREDLEAFKQMEKDEL
- the edem3 gene encoding ER degradation-enhancing alpha-mannosidase-like protein 3 isoform X2, producing MPPVLCLLMLFGALWSYGEAMSREEKQKFRNQVVEMFDHAYQNYMDHAYPADELMPLTCRGRVRGLEPSRGDVDDALGKFSLTLIDTLDTLVLLNKTTEFEAAVRRVLSDVRLDNDIVVSVFETNIRVLGGLLGGHSMAMMLKDGGQHMQWYQDELLHMAKDLGLRLLPAFNTSSGLPYPRINLKHGVRGPETRTGTETDTCTACAGTMILEFAALSRFTGDPVFEDHARRALDFLWEKRQRNSNLVGTTINIHSGEWVRRDSGVGAGIDSYYEYLLKAYILLGDDLFLQRFNIHYASIMKYISQPPLLLDVHIHKPLLPARTWMDSLLAFFPGLQVLKGDIRPAIETHEMLYQVTKKHNFLPEAFTTDFRVHWAQHPLRPEFAESTYFLYKATGDPYYLEAGRTILDNLNRFARVPCGFAAMKDVRTGSHEDRMDSFFLAEMFKYLFLLFAEAEDIPFDVEDYVFTTEAHLLPLSLSTAPNASSIPSNKTSDEELDDSNFDWTCPNTRLLFPDPAFPRSLREPIRSAVDKSCPRPAPYREPGMGRPPLRAQDFMANNPEHLELLRRMGVSLIHLKDGRVQLVQHATQAVSAVAAEDGVRFMQEMMELSSQQQKEQLPPRAIQIVSHPFFGRVVLTAGPAQFGTDLSKSTTGVRGFVTVAEPYSGCSEITNAEYVQGHIALLQRGQCMFAEKARNIQRAGAIGGIVIDDNEGSSSDTAPLFQMAGDGRSTDDITLPLLFLFHKEGNILLEALKEYREVEVLLSDKARDRGVGVQEEEEDCQTEATTPTSFEPVSQSQMSTEELDQSAPEEVYPAQEEVSPAVEVIKEEEEKAVDPQAETAQPKEERDSEKMEEPRGDTDSNSQSVDELLADWREDLEAFKQMEKDEL